From a single Okeanomitos corallinicola TIOX110 genomic region:
- a CDS encoding Uma2 family endonuclease, protein MTSVTLQIPQSLKFTDDEFVEIVAANKDLRLELSHQGELIVMSPTGGETGERNLELSGQVWFWNRNNNLGKAFDSSTGFKLPNGSTRSPDVSWIKIERWDALTPEQRKKFLPLCPDFVIELVSESDDLADTQAKMREYINNGLRLGWLLNPKDKQVEIYRQNQAVEILENPQSLSGEDVLPGFILDLQPIF, encoded by the coding sequence ATGACTTCTGTAACCTTACAAATCCCCCAATCATTAAAATTCACAGATGATGAATTTGTAGAAATAGTCGCCGCTAACAAAGATTTACGTTTAGAATTATCACATCAAGGGGAATTAATAGTTATGTCACCCACCGGAGGAGAAACAGGAGAGAGAAATTTAGAGTTAAGTGGACAAGTTTGGTTTTGGAATCGAAATAATAATTTAGGAAAAGCATTTGATTCTTCCACAGGGTTTAAATTACCAAATGGTTCTACCCGTTCCCCTGATGTCTCTTGGATTAAAATAGAAAGATGGGATGCACTCACACCAGAACAAAGAAAAAAGTTTTTACCTTTATGTCCTGATTTTGTGATTGAATTAGTTTCTGAAAGTGACGATTTAGCAGATACACAAGCCAAAATGCGGGAATATATTAACAATGGTTTGCGTTTAGGTTGGTTGTTAAATCCTAAAGATAAACAAGTAGAAATATATCGTCAAAATCAAGCAGTAGAAATATTAGAAAATCCGCAAAGTTTATCTGGGGAAGATGTTTTACCAGGTTTTATTTTAGATTTACAACCTATTTTTTAA
- a CDS encoding S1 RNA-binding domain-containing protein, giving the protein MNSESKLSQTDNSSFSMDDFAKALEKHDYQFQKGQVVHGKAFQLDHDGAYVDIGGKSSAFLPRDEASLRPVVDLSEVLPMNEDLEFLIIRDQDAEGQVTLSRKQLELRHNWDKLEQMQEGSQTVQVRVTGVNKGGVTVEVLALRGFIPRSHLVERENLEALKGQALTVGFLEVNRNTKKLILSQRLATRSSSFSLLEVGQLVEGKITGIKPFGVFVEIDGMSALLHIKQISQKFIESLDKVFTVGQQIKAVIIDLDEGKGRVAVSTRVLENYPGELLENMAEVMNSAEARANRAANKAAE; this is encoded by the coding sequence ATGAATTCCGAATCAAAACTATCTCAAACAGACAATTCGTCATTTTCAATGGACGATTTTGCCAAAGCATTAGAAAAACACGATTACCAATTTCAAAAAGGACAAGTAGTACATGGTAAGGCATTCCAATTAGACCATGACGGTGCTTATGTTGATATTGGTGGTAAATCGTCAGCTTTTCTACCCCGTGATGAGGCTTCCTTGAGACCAGTTGTTGATTTATCGGAAGTGTTACCGATGAATGAGGATCTGGAGTTTTTGATTATCAGAGATCAGGACGCTGAAGGTCAAGTTACCCTTTCTCGTAAACAGTTGGAACTGAGACACAATTGGGACAAACTAGAACAAATGCAGGAAGGTTCTCAAACTGTGCAGGTGCGAGTAACAGGTGTGAATAAAGGTGGTGTAACTGTAGAAGTTCTAGCATTACGAGGATTCATTCCGCGATCGCATTTAGTAGAAAGAGAAAACCTAGAAGCATTAAAAGGTCAAGCTCTCACCGTTGGTTTTTTAGAAGTTAATCGCAACACCAAAAAATTAATTCTTTCCCAACGTTTAGCCACTCGTTCCAGCAGTTTTAGTTTATTAGAAGTTGGTCAATTAGTCGAAGGAAAAATAACAGGTATCAAACCCTTTGGTGTATTTGTTGAAATAGATGGGATGAGTGCTTTACTACATATCAAACAAATCAGCCAAAAATTCATTGAATCCTTAGATAAAGTCTTTACAGTTGGTCAACAAATTAAGGCTGTAATTATTGACTTAGACGAAGGTAAAGGTAGAGTTGCTGTTTCTACCAGAGTTTTAGAAAACTATCCTGGGGAATTGTTAGAAAATATGGCAGAAGTAATGAATTCCGCCGAAGCAAGAGCAAACCGCGCTGCCAATAAAGCCGCAGAATAG